A stretch of Brassica rapa cultivar Chiifu-401-42 chromosome A08, CAAS_Brap_v3.01, whole genome shotgun sequence DNA encodes these proteins:
- the LOC103835857 gene encoding probable flavin-containing monooxygenase 1: protein MASNDKLTSSRVAIIGAGVSGLAAAKHLAHHNPIVFEASDSIGGVWNSCTYETTKLQSTRVDYEFSDFPWPNRDDTTFPSYVEILDYLESYAKHFDLLKFMKFGSKVIEVRYTGDGGTPQMADLGAYSNSFPEKPVWEVAVQNGDAGEIQWYAFEFVVVCTGKYGDVPRIPTFPEKKGPEIFKGKVMHSMDYCKLEKEEAYRLLRGKKVAVIGFKKSAIDLALESALANQGEGGQACTMVVRTTHWVVPHYWVWGLPFFLFYSTRASQFLHDRPNQSFLKTFFCLLFSLLRAVVSKFIESYVTWKLPLEKYGLKPDHSFEEDYASCQMAIMPENFFEEADKGMIRFKKTSKWCFYDQGIEFEDGTMLEADVVILATGYDGKKKLKAIVPEPFRSWLEFPCGVMPLYRGTIHPLIPNMGFVGYVQSNSNLHTSELRSLWLSRLVDGKFKLPSKEKMLDQFSKEMDVMRKSSRFYKRHCISTFSIQHADDLCNDMGLDPRRKSNLFLEAFSPYGSQDYRLNQKETN, encoded by the exons ATGGCTTCTAACGATAAGCTTACTTCTTCCAGAGTAGCGATCATCGGTGCTGGTGTTAGCGGTTTAGCAGCCGCTAAGCACTTAGCCCATCACAACCCGATCGTTTTTGAAGCCTCGGATTCGATCGGAGGTGTTTGGAATAGTTGCACTTACGAGACAACTAAATTACAATCGACTCGAGTCGATTACGAGTTCTCTGACTTTCCATGGCCCAACAGAGATGACACTACTTTTCCATCTTACGTTGAAATATTAGATTACTTGGAATCTTATGCTAAGCATTTTGATCTCCTTAAGTTCATGAAGTTTGGCTCTAAGGTCATCGAGGTTAGGTACACAGGTGACGGCGGAACTCCACAGATGGCTGACCTAGGTGCTTACAGCAACTCGTTTCCCGAAAAACCTGTATGGGAAGTTGCTGTTCAAAATGGAGACGCTGGAGAGATTCAG TGGTATGCATTTGAGTTCGTGGTAGTGTGCACCGGAAAATATGGCGACGTACCAAGAATACCGACGTTTCCAGAGAAGAAAGGGCCCGAGATATTCAAAGGGAAAGTGATGCACTCTATGGATTACTGCAAAttagagaaagaagaagcttATCGTCTTCTCCGTGGCAAGAAAGTCGCGGTCATTGGTTTCAAGAAATCAGCCATTGATTTGGCTTTAGAGTCTGCTCTAGCAAATCAag GAGAAGGTGGACAAGCATGCACAATGGTGGTGAGAACGACACATTGGGTGGTCCCGCATTATTGGGTGTGGGGTTTACCATTCTTCTTGTTCTACTCTACCAGAGCTTCTCAGTTCCTCCATGATAGGCCTAACCAAAGCTTCCTTAAAACTTTCTTTTGCCTCCTATTCTCTCTTCTG CGTGCGGTGGTTTCCAAATTCATCGAATCATATGTTACGTGGAAGCTTCCTCTAGAGAAATATGGCCTTAAACCGGACCATTCTTTTGAAGAAGACTACGCTTCTTGTCAAATGGCCATCATGCCGGAGAATTTCTTTGAGGAAGCGGATAAAGGGATGATCCGGTTTAAGAAAACATCAAAGTGGTGCTTTTATGATCAAGGGATTGAGTTTGAGGATGGGACTATGCTAGAAGCTGATGTAGTGATACTTGCAACTGGTTATGATGGCAAGAAGAAGCTCAAAGCCATCGTTCCTGAACCTTTTCGAAGTTGGCTTGAGTTTCCATGCGGTGTTATGCCTCTATACAG GGGAACAATCCATCCATTGATACCAAACATGGGTTTCGTGGGATACGTTCAGAGCAACTCaaacctacacacatcagagctaCGTTCGCTATGGTTAAGCCGACTCGTGGATGGGAAATTCAAATTACCGAGCAAAGAGAAAATGTTGGATCAATTTTCCAAGGAAATGGACGTGATGAGAAAATCGAGCAGATTCTATAAACGTCATTGCATTTCTACTTTCAGCATCCAACATGCCGATGATTTGTGTAATGACATGGGACTCGATCCTCGGCGTAAATCCAACTTGTTCCTCGAAGCCTTTAGTCCTTATGGTTCTCAAGATTATCGACTCaatcaaaaagaaacaaactaa